ACTTCCATCAACAAATTCTACCCCTCTCTTTCTAAAGATAACATCATCTGCTGCTCCAAGCCAAATATTATCTTCTGTAGGCTCTTCTGTTTTTGTATATAAATTAGGCTCTTCCAAATATCTTATAGCTTCAACTACTTCTTCAGCAAAAAGAGTTGCCATTCCTGCATCAAGTGCTAACCCTAAATAAAGAAGACCATTTTTAGATGAAGATAAATCAGGCAGAAGTTTTTTTGCCTCTTGTAAAACTTCTTCACAATCTCCAAGTTTTTTAACAGGATATCCTAATATGGCATAAATAATAGGTAAATAATAGGCTGTGTTTGGAAATCCTACATTTACTTCTTTACCAAAATTTTTAATAGCCCTTTCATACCTTTCCCAGGCTTTTTCTAAAATTTTATATGCTCCTTTAATAGCTAAATCAAAAATTATTTTTGACATATAATTATCACCTCTTTAACTCATGCTTAAAATATTAAAAAAAGATTTACAGAGTTCTATAGCTTTTGGATGCCTCATTATTAATAAATTCCCTCCTGCTAAAGCTAATACTACAGCTGTAATTGCCTCCATTAATATACCCCTTCCTTCTTGATCTCCAAAAATTTCATCTGTAGGAAGTTGAACTTCTTTTGTACCCCAAACTTCTCTTCCAATAGCACAAACAAAAGGAGACTGTAAAGCTGTATCTTTATAATAAAGCGCAGCAATTCTTATTCTTTCCATAACAGAATAGGCATATTCAATTCCATATCCCAAAGCACCTATTGAGGGATCTATAATTATCTTATCTAACGGAACCCCCATATTTTCAAGAAGTATATTAAGTTGCTTAGCTAAATTTACATCAATAGGAGTTGAAGCAATTATTGGCAAATTATATCCCATAGCAATAGCTCCTAAGGTTCTGTAATTAGTATCTAAGACAGGACCTATAACTGCACCTCTTTCTCCTATTAGTTCTGCAACTTCTTTTAAAATCTCTACATCTTTTTCTGAATTTCCAGAACCCCAAATAATAAGTGGGACCTCTATAGCATCCCTTACTTTTTTCACTACCTCCTTTGCATGATTTACATCAAGATCTAAATAATTAGGATCTGTTCCCTGTAAATAAAGACAAATTGCTTCTGCTTTATAAACTTCAACACACTTTTTCGCCCACAAAGCTGGATCA
The window above is part of the Thermodesulfobacterium geofontis OPF15 genome. Proteins encoded here:
- a CDS encoding acetyl-CoA decarbonylase/synthase complex subunit delta; protein product: MQNEKELLKILIDILSDLKSSLKSISEGIKNLEEGIEKLETEIFSKKLLIIEKKEEEKPLIVKPEKVKIEVPKIEIKTKYRPLSERAKNIPENLYKDISTEKIREVVIGKGEKAIKIGGENILPFYFFEGSMGNEIKIAMEILDVKPEEWPQSLAKYFSDVFHDPALWAKKCVEVYKAEAICLYLQGTDPNYLDLDVNHAKEVVKKVRDAIEVPLIIWGSGNSEKDVEILKEVAELIGERGAVIGPVLDTNYRTLGAIAMGYNLPIIASTPIDVNLAKQLNILLENMGVPLDKIIIDPSIGALGYGIEYAYSVMERIRIAALYYKDTALQSPFVCAIGREVWGTKEVQLPTDEIFGDQEGRGILMEAITAVVLALAGGNLLIMRHPKAIELCKSFFNILSMS